A single region of the Thermococcus paralvinellae genome encodes:
- the thrC gene encoding threonine synthase — MRCPNCGREWISFVPPQCLCDELLEITYDYSNVDPRKWKKREKGVWRYKELLPGVNEIITLKEGGTPLVKAKIGEELNLNIYIKDETRNPTGSFRDRLVTVGVSYGLPHADNGFIVASDGNAAASLAAYAARANKEAFVVVPRRVDKGKLIQMIAFGAKIIRYGESVDECIDYAKELAKLNGLYDITPENNIIGLEGQKTVAFELWEEINPTHVVVPTGSGSNLYSIYKGFKELWNIGAIDELPRLIAVQTDRCNPIASEILGIKPKREFTKALGLYVKDPVNRERAVKAVKESGGTAVIVGEDELDLGERMLAKEGVFAEYASAVVVPALLKLNDDGYFEKDDRIVLIVTGSGLKSYYIEEREKFSIGGTKLKILKLLKEKPMYGYEIWENLEKPMKYQAVYQHIKELESLGLIEEAYKKGRRIYYKLTEKGQRLLENFEE; from the coding sequence ATGAGATGTCCAAACTGTGGGAGAGAGTGGATTTCTTTTGTTCCCCCTCAATGCTTATGCGATGAGCTACTTGAGATAACATATGATTACTCCAATGTTGATCCTAGAAAATGGAAAAAACGCGAGAAAGGAGTATGGAGGTATAAAGAACTTTTACCTGGAGTTAATGAGATTATAACCCTTAAAGAGGGAGGAACTCCCTTAGTGAAAGCTAAAATCGGTGAAGAGCTAAATCTTAACATCTACATAAAAGACGAGACCCGAAACCCTACGGGCTCTTTTAGGGATAGGCTTGTAACTGTTGGAGTTTCTTATGGTCTTCCTCATGCTGATAATGGTTTTATAGTTGCAAGTGATGGAAATGCTGCCGCTTCTTTGGCTGCTTACGCTGCAAGAGCTAACAAAGAGGCTTTTGTTGTAGTGCCAAGGAGGGTTGATAAAGGAAAGCTCATCCAGATGATAGCTTTTGGTGCGAAGATAATTCGCTATGGGGAGAGTGTTGATGAGTGCATAGATTATGCTAAAGAGCTTGCAAAGCTCAATGGTTTGTATGATATAACTCCAGAGAACAACATCATTGGATTAGAGGGGCAAAAAACTGTGGCTTTTGAGCTTTGGGAGGAAATAAACCCAACACATGTTGTTGTCCCAACAGGAAGCGGGAGCAACCTCTACAGCATTTATAAGGGCTTTAAAGAGCTTTGGAATATTGGAGCAATTGATGAGTTGCCGAGACTAATAGCTGTTCAGACAGATAGGTGCAATCCAATAGCAAGTGAAATTCTGGGGATAAAACCGAAGAGAGAGTTCACGAAAGCCCTGGGGCTTTATGTTAAAGACCCAGTAAATCGAGAGAGAGCAGTTAAAGCTGTGAAAGAAAGTGGTGGAACAGCTGTTATAGTGGGGGAAGATGAACTTGACTTAGGGGAGAGGATGTTAGCCAAAGAGGGAGTTTTCGCTGAATATGCTTCTGCTGTTGTAGTTCCAGCTCTCCTTAAGCTCAATGATGATGGATATTTTGAAAAAGATGACAGAATTGTCCTCATTGTCACTGGCTCTGGGCTCAAGAGCTACTACATAGAGGAGCGTGAGAAGTTTTCAATTGGTGGGACCAAACTTAAAATCCTAAAATTGCTGAAAGAAAAACCTATGTATGGTTATGAAATATGGGAGAATTTAGAAAAGCCAATGAAATATCAGGCTGTTTACCAGCACATTAAAGAGCTTGAGAGCTTAGGGCTCATAGAAGAAGCGTATAAGAAGGGAAGGAGAATTTACTATAAATTGACTGAGAAGGGACAGCGTTTATTGGAGAACTTTGAAGAATAG
- the rpiA gene encoding ribose-5-phosphate isomerase RpiA, producing the protein MNTEEMKKLVAKEALKYIEDDMIVGLGTGSTTAYFIKMLGKMIMNEELFDVYGLPTSYQARILALESGVPVVSLDEVDAIDIAVDGADEVDPHLNLIKGRGAALTMEKIIEYRAGTFLVLVDESKLVEYLGQKMPVPIEVIPAAWRVIKEELEVFNATADLRMGVKKDGPVVTDNGNFILDAKFERIEDPLDLEIELNNIPGVVENGIFADIADIVLVGTKEGVKKLER; encoded by the coding sequence ATGAATACTGAGGAGATGAAAAAGCTGGTTGCAAAGGAGGCTTTGAAATATATTGAGGACGACATGATAGTTGGATTAGGTACTGGTTCCACAACAGCGTATTTCATCAAAATGTTGGGCAAAATGATTATGAACGAAGAGCTTTTTGATGTTTATGGATTGCCAACTTCATATCAAGCGAGAATTTTGGCTTTGGAAAGTGGAGTTCCTGTTGTCAGCTTAGACGAAGTTGATGCAATAGATATAGCCGTTGATGGGGCAGATGAGGTTGACCCGCATTTGAATCTAATTAAAGGCAGGGGAGCAGCTTTAACAATGGAGAAAATTATCGAGTACAGAGCTGGAACTTTTCTCGTTCTCGTTGATGAGTCCAAGCTTGTAGAATATCTCGGCCAAAAAATGCCTGTTCCGATTGAGGTAATTCCAGCAGCTTGGAGGGTTATAAAGGAAGAGCTTGAAGTTTTCAATGCTACAGCTGATCTCAGAATGGGTGTTAAGAAAGACGGCCCTGTAGTTACGGACAACGGAAACTTCATACTTGATGCTAAGTTTGAAAGGATTGAAGACCCTCTGGATTTAGAGATTGAACTCAACAATATTCCTGGCGTTGTGGAGAATGGAATCTTCGCAGATATAGCTGATATTGTCTTAGTTGGCACTAAAGAGGGAGTTAAGAAATTAGAGCGTTAA
- a CDS encoding DUF6506 family protein, with amino-acid sequence MALKAAFIFVAPKADPKKHRAVVATPIVELHVVGVKNYNEACEVAKELVDEGIAAIELCGGFGHVGVAKIAEAVGGKVPVGVVRFDIHPGLENKSGDEFFM; translated from the coding sequence ATGGCGTTGAAAGCTGCTTTTATATTTGTAGCTCCTAAGGCAGACCCTAAAAAGCACAGAGCTGTAGTTGCAACACCGATTGTAGAACTCCACGTAGTTGGAGTTAAAAATTATAATGAAGCTTGTGAGGTGGCAAAAGAACTTGTGGATGAAGGAATTGCCGCAATTGAACTTTGCGGCGGATTTGGACATGTTGGGGTAGCAAAAATCGCTGAAGCTGTAGGAGGCAAAGTGCCAGTAGGTGTTGTTAGATTTGATATACACCCTGGCCTAGAAAACAAGAGCGGAGATGAATTCTTTATGTGA
- a CDS encoding alpha-ketoacid dehydrogenase subunit beta: MAMVREITFAQAINEALDYEMSKDEKVIIMGEDVGRYGGIFGATAGLYEKYGPERVRDTPISEAGFIGAAIGAAATGLLRPVVELMFIDFLGVTFDQIFNQAAKMRYMFGGKAKIPMVLRTTCGAGFAAAAQHSQSLHALFVHVPGLKVVMPSTPYDAKGLLISSIEDDDPVIFIEHKGLYGIKGPVPEEPYTIPLGEADVKKEGKDVTIVATAAMVHKALEAAKKLEEEGISVEVVDPRTLVPLDVDTIVNSIKKTGRLVVVDEGYPRCSFATDIAAIAASKAFEYLKAPVKLVTPPATPIPFSPALEKEWIPSAEKIEKAVKEIL; encoded by the coding sequence ATGGCAATGGTGAGAGAAATTACCTTCGCTCAAGCTATAAACGAAGCATTGGATTACGAAATGTCAAAAGATGAAAAAGTAATAATTATGGGTGAAGATGTAGGAAGATATGGAGGAATTTTTGGAGCAACTGCAGGGCTTTATGAGAAATACGGTCCCGAAAGAGTAAGAGACACACCAATAAGTGAGGCTGGTTTTATTGGAGCCGCTATAGGAGCCGCTGCTACAGGTCTTCTAAGACCGGTAGTAGAACTCATGTTTATAGATTTCCTCGGAGTTACATTCGATCAGATATTCAACCAAGCAGCAAAAATGAGGTATATGTTTGGTGGAAAAGCAAAAATTCCGATGGTTCTAAGAACAACCTGTGGAGCCGGCTTTGCAGCTGCAGCTCAACACTCACAATCACTTCACGCCCTCTTTGTTCATGTCCCTGGACTAAAAGTGGTCATGCCATCCACACCCTATGACGCAAAAGGGTTGCTAATTTCATCAATAGAGGACGACGACCCCGTAATCTTTATAGAACATAAAGGCCTTTACGGGATTAAAGGACCAGTTCCTGAAGAACCATACACAATCCCATTGGGAGAAGCTGACGTTAAGAAGGAAGGAAAAGATGTTACAATTGTTGCAACAGCGGCAATGGTTCACAAAGCATTAGAAGCCGCAAAGAAGCTTGAGGAAGAAGGAATAAGCGTCGAAGTGGTTGACCCAAGAACTTTAGTTCCTTTAGATGTCGATACAATAGTCAATTCAATAAAGAAGACTGGAAGGTTAGTTGTTGTCGATGAAGGTTATCCAAGATGTAGCTTTGCAACAGATATAGCGGCAATAGCTGCAAGTAAAGCATTTGAATACTTAAAGGCTCCTGTTAAACTTGTAACTCCCCCAGCAACCCCAATTCCATTTAGTCCGGCCCTAGAAAAAGAATGGATTCCAAGTGCTGAAAAGATCGAAAAAGCTGTCAAAGAAATTCTTTGA
- a CDS encoding thiamine pyrophosphate-dependent dehydrogenase E1 component subunit alpha, with protein sequence MPVEEIPKETLLWMYETMVRIRVHEERVAELFAQGKVPGFVHLYTGEEAIAAGIMAHLRKDDFITSTHRGHGHYIAKGGDIKASMAELFGKKTGSCKGKGGSMHIADLDVGELGANGIVGGGIPHAVGAALGIKLNGLDSVAVAFFGDGAANQGTFHESLNLASIWKLPVVFVCENNQYQISLPAKEHTNVKDIAERAKAYGIPGVAVDGQDVLAVYEVAKEAIERARRGEGPTLIEVKTYRFRGHFEGDPQVYRSKEEIEWWKENKDPIKIFEKVLLEKGIFTKEELEQVWERARKEIEEAVKFAEESPWPTKEDLTEDVFSTPTKGVLVWQW encoded by the coding sequence ATGCCAGTGGAAGAAATCCCAAAAGAGACTCTCTTGTGGATGTACGAGACTATGGTTAGGATAAGGGTTCATGAAGAAAGAGTAGCAGAACTCTTTGCTCAAGGAAAAGTTCCAGGCTTTGTACACCTATACACTGGAGAAGAAGCCATTGCAGCAGGAATTATGGCCCATTTGAGAAAAGACGACTTTATTACAAGCACCCACAGAGGACATGGGCACTATATAGCAAAGGGAGGAGACATTAAAGCCTCAATGGCTGAGCTTTTTGGAAAAAAGACGGGAAGCTGTAAGGGCAAGGGTGGCTCAATGCATATTGCCGATCTAGATGTAGGAGAATTAGGAGCAAATGGTATTGTCGGTGGTGGAATCCCCCATGCAGTGGGAGCAGCATTGGGGATAAAACTAAATGGTCTCGATAGCGTGGCAGTTGCATTCTTTGGGGATGGTGCAGCTAACCAAGGGACTTTTCATGAATCTTTGAACCTAGCATCGATATGGAAACTTCCAGTTGTTTTTGTTTGTGAGAATAACCAATACCAAATATCCCTTCCAGCAAAAGAGCATACAAATGTTAAAGACATCGCTGAAAGAGCAAAGGCATATGGAATTCCTGGAGTTGCTGTTGATGGCCAGGATGTTTTAGCAGTTTATGAAGTTGCAAAAGAGGCCATTGAAAGGGCAAGAAGAGGGGAAGGTCCAACACTGATAGAAGTAAAGACCTACAGGTTTAGAGGACACTTTGAGGGTGATCCACAAGTTTACAGGTCAAAAGAAGAAATTGAATGGTGGAAAGAAAACAAAGACCCAATAAAGATCTTTGAGAAAGTTCTCTTAGAAAAGGGAATATTTACAAAAGAAGAACTTGAGCAGGTTTGGGAAAGAGCAAGGAAAGAAATTGAAGAAGCCGTGAAATTTGCAGAGGAAAGTCCATGGCCCACAAAGGAGGATTTAACGGAAGACGTGTTTTCTACCCCAACTAAGGGGGTGTTAGTATGGCAATGGTGA
- a CDS encoding biotin/lipoyl-containing protein, producing MKKVNVIMPKFGLTMTKGTIVEWKKKVGERVEKGEVIATVESEKITGEVESPASGILVEILHDVGDEVPIGEPIAIIEVEE from the coding sequence ATGAAAAAAGTAAATGTTATCATGCCAAAATTTGGTCTAACAATGACGAAAGGAACAATAGTAGAATGGAAAAAGAAAGTAGGTGAAAGAGTAGAAAAAGGAGAAGTTATTGCAACAGTAGAGTCAGAAAAAATAACTGGGGAAGTGGAATCCCCAGCAAGCGGTATTTTAGTTGAGATTTTACATGATGTTGGAGATGAAGTTCCTATAGGAGAACCTATTGCAATTATTGAAGTGGAAGAGTGA
- a CDS encoding dihydrolipoamide acetyltransferase family protein, translating into MENINEQIRIIAEQYDIDLSKIKGSGPNGEVTLHDLEAYIKEHYFPKVKQEVKIFGIRKVIGDRLSRSYREAVHVTLNMEVEMDKIIEIREKLAKKLEKKPSYTVLMLKCIAKAIRDFIEINATMEGNKIMIYDNININIAVDSPIGLITPVIRDVDKKSLEELLSDYQDLVERAKKGILKEKDFVGGTFTVTNLGMFGIDSFTPIINPPQIAILGLNRIVKKPVIKDGEIKICNVMNLSLSFDHRAIDGAPAARFLQKVKHYLENPEEVFEVE; encoded by the coding sequence ATGGAGAATATTAATGAACAAATTAGGATAATAGCAGAGCAATATGACATAGATTTGTCTAAGATAAAGGGTTCTGGACCAAATGGAGAAGTTACCCTCCACGACCTTGAAGCTTACATAAAAGAGCACTACTTTCCAAAAGTGAAGCAAGAAGTCAAGATTTTTGGAATTAGAAAGGTTATAGGGGATAGGCTTTCCAGAAGCTACAGAGAAGCAGTTCATGTAACTCTTAACATGGAGGTTGAGATGGACAAGATTATTGAAATAAGAGAAAAATTAGCAAAAAAACTTGAGAAGAAACCCTCATACACTGTTTTAATGCTTAAGTGTATTGCAAAAGCAATTAGAGATTTCATAGAGATAAATGCAACAATGGAAGGCAACAAGATAATGATTTACGACAATATAAACATCAACATAGCTGTTGATAGTCCAATAGGTCTTATCACACCTGTTATTAGAGATGTGGACAAAAAAAGCTTGGAAGAACTTTTAAGTGATTATCAAGATTTGGTTGAGAGGGCCAAAAAGGGCATTCTCAAGGAGAAAGACTTTGTTGGAGGGACTTTTACAGTGACAAACCTTGGCATGTTTGGAATTGATTCTTTCACCCCAATAATTAATCCTCCACAGATAGCAATTTTAGGACTTAACAGAATTGTGAAAAAACCTGTAATAAAAGATGGGGAGATTAAGATTTGCAACGTCATGAATCTATCTTTAAGTTTTGATCATAGGGCAATAGATGGAGCTCCAGCGGCTAGATTTCTACAAAAGGTTAAGCACTACCTGGAAAACCCAGAGGAAGTGTTTGAAGTTGAATGA
- a CDS encoding Lin0512 family protein, whose amino-acid sequence MNEWKRYVIEIGMGIDQHGQDSTKAAIKAVKDAISRVCTVGLLELFELDFERDVRVEVIIGGPYPEKVDVEKVRKAIPLKCEKVINVVNGGLKGPGIALEEFGDKTNEMLIAVAFITIYVRGEHK is encoded by the coding sequence TTGAATGAGTGGAAAAGATATGTCATAGAAATTGGTATGGGAATTGATCAGCATGGCCAAGACTCAACAAAGGCCGCTATAAAAGCAGTTAAAGACGCTATAAGTAGAGTTTGTACAGTTGGATTGCTTGAGTTGTTTGAGCTTGATTTTGAAAGAGATGTAAGAGTCGAGGTTATTATAGGCGGTCCATATCCAGAAAAAGTCGATGTTGAAAAAGTTCGTAAGGCTATTCCACTAAAATGTGAGAAGGTCATTAACGTTGTTAATGGCGGATTAAAAGGCCCAGGGATAGCCCTTGAAGAGTTTGGAGATAAGACGAACGAGATGTTAATAGCAGTAGCATTTATTACGATTTATGTAAGGGGAGAGCACAAATGA
- a CDS encoding ATP-NAD kinase family protein, protein MKKATVGIIANPESGRDIRRLIAHASVFDNMEKVSIVKRLLMILQSFGVEKVLAMPETFGIVPAAMHLIEEHLNLEVEFLPIKVFGTWRDTYEATKLMKDKVSVIIVIGGDGTNRVVAKVCGDTPIMPISTGTNNVFPYMIEATIAAEAVVAIATGIVKPEEGTYKAKRVEIFEEGELKDIALIDAAATTHSFVGSRAVWKPEYLKEIVVSICSPSNIGLSSIPGIIKEIREDEDLGLYAELGEGKKIRAPIAPGVLREVSIKSYRTLELGEEVEIKTTPSLFALDGEREAEVKGEVTARVTRNGPRVIDYQKTLKIAAERGFFDG, encoded by the coding sequence ATGAAAAAAGCGACCGTTGGGATTATTGCAAATCCGGAATCTGGAAGAGATATAAGAAGATTAATTGCTCATGCAAGTGTTTTTGACAACATGGAAAAGGTGAGCATAGTTAAAAGATTATTAATGATACTTCAAAGCTTTGGTGTTGAAAAAGTCTTAGCTATGCCAGAGACATTTGGGATTGTTCCAGCGGCAATGCACTTAATAGAAGAGCATTTGAATTTGGAAGTTGAGTTTCTTCCTATAAAGGTCTTTGGAACTTGGAGGGACACTTATGAAGCAACAAAGCTAATGAAAGATAAAGTGAGTGTCATAATTGTTATTGGAGGGGATGGGACTAATAGAGTAGTAGCAAAAGTCTGTGGGGATACACCAATAATGCCAATCTCAACAGGAACTAACAACGTTTTCCCATACATGATAGAAGCAACAATAGCAGCTGAAGCAGTTGTAGCAATAGCTACGGGTATCGTAAAGCCTGAGGAAGGAACTTACAAAGCTAAAAGGGTCGAAATTTTTGAAGAGGGTGAGCTAAAAGATATAGCGTTGATAGACGCTGCTGCAACCACACACTCTTTTGTTGGTTCGAGAGCTGTTTGGAAGCCTGAATATCTAAAGGAAATTGTTGTGAGCATATGTTCGCCTTCAAATATTGGACTAAGCTCAATTCCGGGGATAATAAAAGAGATACGTGAAGATGAGGATTTGGGTTTATATGCTGAGCTTGGAGAGGGAAAGAAGATAAGGGCACCAATAGCTCCTGGAGTTTTAAGAGAAGTTAGTATTAAGAGCTATAGAACCTTAGAGCTCGGAGAAGAAGTTGAAATAAAAACTACACCCTCTTTATTTGCTTTGGATGGTGAGAGAGAAGCTGAAGTAAAGGGAGAAGTTACAGCAAGAGTTACGAGAAATGGACCGAGGGTTATAGATTATCAGAAGACACTGAAGATTGCAGCTGAGAGGGGATTCTTTGACGGCTAA
- a CDS encoding lipoate--protein ligase family protein, protein MLRILTYETPKNPYLNLAFEEALARARSKDLVDDTLRIWKNEKALILGYFRNPEEDINLLVARERKIPIVRRFSGGGTVYHDIGCVNYSLVIKRDVKFPISYLYNELLKGTLLALKKLGVNAYVRNTNDIVVNERKVSGTAASIKWAVLFLHGSILVNSDLKMLYLLLKIPKTIKPSIDPVKYRVANLSSFLGNVSVDEIMNALISSYSKILMSDYYFDEPRKEELNIANILLKEKYSKDEWNFKVPPKIDEKEIEKEINEILES, encoded by the coding sequence ATGCTAAGAATACTCACTTATGAAACTCCAAAGAATCCCTATCTAAACTTGGCTTTTGAAGAAGCTTTAGCGAGAGCTAGGTCAAAGGATTTAGTTGATGATACGTTAAGGATATGGAAAAATGAAAAAGCTCTGATTTTAGGGTACTTTAGAAATCCCGAGGAAGACATCAATCTTTTAGTGGCTAGGGAGAGAAAAATCCCGATAGTTCGACGCTTCAGCGGAGGAGGAACTGTTTATCATGATATTGGCTGTGTCAATTATTCTTTGGTAATAAAAAGAGACGTTAAGTTCCCAATCTCTTATCTTTATAATGAACTCCTAAAAGGCACGTTGCTTGCTCTAAAAAAGCTAGGAGTTAATGCATATGTGAGGAACACTAATGACATCGTAGTGAACGAAAGAAAAGTTTCTGGCACTGCAGCAAGCATAAAATGGGCTGTATTGTTTTTGCATGGTTCAATTTTGGTAAATTCAGACTTAAAAATGCTTTACCTTCTTTTGAAAATTCCAAAAACTATTAAACCGTCAATAGATCCCGTAAAATACCGGGTTGCCAACCTTTCATCATTTCTTGGAAATGTTAGTGTTGATGAAATTATGAATGCCTTAATCTCCAGCTATTCAAAAATACTCATGAGTGATTACTATTTTGATGAGCCAAGAAAGGAGGAACTCAACATTGCCAATATTCTTCTCAAAGAAAAGTACTCGAAAGACGAATGGAACTTCAAAGTGCCACCTAAAATAGATGAAAAAGAAATTGAAAAGGAAATAAATGAGATTCTAGAAAGTTAG
- a CDS encoding MATE family efflux transporter — protein MTAPKIHKMRQEIVEGNIEKTLFRLAWPLIVNNIIQVLYNITDTFWLGRIGREALSAPGVAWPLIGTLMSLGMGFATAGFAFVGQYIGAEEYKKAERAAGALYSLMFIFASIVAVVGYLIVPYALRFMKVTENVYPYSLSYTRIIFAGIPFAFSFMSFSFLMRATGDTKTPVKISFFTVGLNIVLDPLLIFGLFGFPELGVAGAALATIISNTTGSIIGAYLLLAGKVGIHLTKEDLKPDWSFYAKIFRVGLPSSIGSSANSFGFVILTRIIFGFGDVTYAAYTITTRLVNFLTSISRGISMAMGTMIAQNIGAEKYGRAKKIAERTMMVNFTLASIAILLIGIFRVQVFRVFLNDPAVISESAIVLKYFLISVPFFNGIFMVVDNVFRSSGHTKKSMILGILRLWGLRIPLSYILGYHIFMSSKGVFLGMGLSNFIASGVALLWFFKGSWMKRIIEGDIRKTAN, from the coding sequence ATGACGGCACCAAAAATACACAAGATGAGACAAGAAATCGTTGAAGGCAATATAGAAAAGACCCTTTTTAGACTAGCTTGGCCTTTAATAGTGAACAACATAATCCAAGTGCTTTATAATATAACAGACACTTTTTGGTTAGGCAGAATTGGGAGAGAAGCACTATCTGCCCCGGGTGTTGCATGGCCTCTAATTGGAACACTCATGAGCCTCGGAATGGGCTTTGCAACAGCGGGATTTGCATTTGTGGGACAGTACATAGGAGCAGAAGAATACAAGAAAGCTGAAAGAGCTGCTGGAGCACTGTATTCGCTAATGTTTATCTTTGCTTCCATCGTCGCTGTTGTTGGCTACCTGATAGTCCCCTATGCCTTGAGGTTCATGAAGGTTACCGAAAACGTATATCCGTATTCCTTAAGCTACACGAGGATAATCTTTGCTGGAATACCATTTGCCTTCAGTTTCATGTCATTCAGCTTCCTCATGAGAGCAACTGGAGACACGAAAACTCCTGTTAAGATAAGCTTTTTCACAGTGGGTTTGAATATAGTTCTTGACCCCCTCTTAATTTTCGGCTTGTTCGGCTTCCCAGAACTTGGTGTAGCGGGAGCTGCATTAGCTACAATAATCTCAAACACTACCGGCTCAATAATTGGAGCATACCTTCTGTTAGCTGGAAAAGTGGGCATTCACCTAACAAAAGAAGATTTAAAACCAGACTGGAGCTTCTACGCAAAAATATTCAGAGTGGGTCTGCCTTCAAGCATAGGATCCTCAGCCAACAGCTTTGGATTTGTAATTTTAACTAGAATTATCTTTGGATTTGGAGACGTTACTTACGCCGCTTACACCATAACAACCCGTTTGGTGAACTTTCTGACGAGCATTTCAAGAGGAATTTCAATGGCAATGGGAACGATGATTGCCCAAAATATTGGGGCAGAGAAGTATGGGAGGGCAAAGAAAATCGCTGAAAGGACCATGATGGTTAACTTTACTCTTGCCAGCATTGCGATTCTTTTAATTGGGATTTTTAGGGTTCAAGTTTTTAGGGTATTCCTAAATGATCCCGCGGTAATATCGGAGAGCGCAATAGTGCTGAAGTACTTCCTCATTTCAGTGCCGTTTTTCAACGGCATTTTCATGGTTGTTGATAATGTCTTTAGGAGTTCAGGGCATACAAAGAAGAGCATGATATTGGGAATTCTAAGGCTTTGGGGGCTTAGAATTCCTTTAAGCTATATTTTAGGATACCACATCTTCATGTCTTCAAAAGGTGTTTTCTTGGGCATGGGATTGAGTAACTTTATAGCTTCTGGGGTAGCGTTGCTGTGGTTCTTCAAAGGCTCTTGGATGAAGAGGATTATCGAAGGAGATATCAGAAAAACTGCTAATTAG